In Eretmochelys imbricata isolate rEreImb1 chromosome 4, rEreImb1.hap1, whole genome shotgun sequence, a single window of DNA contains:
- the EGR4 gene encoding early growth response protein 4: protein MLGVMDFSCQDPLYCKYQESCELKAGEQPGSGPQEQQLLAGQQPEAAADFPGGDFMGSTINGETADYFFLGGQPVPSLSYTGSFFIKAMPEQPHDQESLFNLMSGILGLSPFPGSEGHQRQLDSLYSVPEAIQNHLDLYSSCQPELNISVQPPFAEQGYPGFPTLENAPQVQTSPSLGSSSQCLFEAKLLENKQDIKIPPMAPSLDKFKVSCSPWEPLAQPQNYLPDGYPSSESFQPPESSQAMFHPLGSKIENALSVSCRAELNSLSEAPFSNNLGSGCEPESFQNLGSQGQIPGDFGEAKIHNLPPQLMHEFESSLAQPEAVPSLMNPTDLLHPHHAPSVPTADFLAHPSTSSANALISTNPNILPEPKKRTRKNKCSSKCFCPKPHEKSFACPVETCIRSFARSDELNRHLRIHTGHKPFQCRICLRNFSRSDHLTTHIRTHTGEKPFSCDICGRRFARSDEKKRHSKVHLKQKARTEEKLKGLGFYAVGLSFGTL, encoded by the exons ATGTTGGGCGTGATGGATTTCTCCTGCCAGGACCCGCTCTACTGCAAGTACCAGGAGAGCTGCGAGCTGAAAGCCGGAGAGCAGCCGGGCTCGGGCCCGCAGGAGCAGCAACTTCTGGCGGGGCAGCAGCCAGAGGCGGCGGCCGATTTCCCCGGAG GTGACTTCATGGGGTCCACAATAAACGGTGAGACTGCAGATTACTTCTTCCTCGGCGGCCAGCCAGTCCCCTCGCTCAGCTACACGGGCAGCTTTTTCATCAAGGCCATGCCGGAGCAGCCCCACGACCAGGAATCCCTCTTCAACTTGATGTCGGGcatcctgggcctttctcctttcCCTGGCTCCGAAGGCCACCAAAGACAACTGGACTCTCTTTACTCGGTCCCAGAAGCCATTCAGAACCACTTGGACCTTTACTCCAGCTGCCAGCCGGAACTGAATATCTCTGTCCAGCCCCCCTTCGCTGAGCAGGGCTACCCCGGCTTCCCCACCCTGGAGAATGCGCCCCAAGTCCAAACCTCGCCGAGTTTAGGAAGCTCCTCGCAGTGTCTCTTTGAGGCAAAACTGTTGGAAAACAAGCAGGACATTAAGATTCCCCCCATGGCTCCATCCCTGGACAAGTTTAAGGTTTCCTGCTCCCCATGGGAGCCACTCGCTCAACCTCAGAACTACTTGCCAGATGGCTACCCGTCCTCTGAGTCCTTCCAGCCCCCGGAAAGTAGCCAGGCCATGTTCCACCCCCTCGGCTCCAAAATCGAAAACGCCTTGTCCGTCAGCTGCCGGGCAGAGCTCAACAGCCTGTCTGAAGCCCCCTTCAGCAACAACTTAGGTTCCGGTTGCGAGCCCGAAAGTTTCCAGAATCTCGGCAGCCAGGGGCAAATCCCCGGCGACTTCGGGGAGGCAAAGATCCACAACCTCCCACCGCAGTTAATGCACGAGTTCGAATCCTCCTTGGCTCAGCCTGAGGCCGTTCCAAGCTTAATGAATCCAACCgacctcctccacccccaccatgcCCCGTCAGTCCCCACCGCAGACTTCCTGGCCCATCCTTCCACCTCCTCAGCCAACGCTTTAATCTCCACCAACCCCAACATCCTACCCGAGCCAAAGAAGAGAACCCGCAAGAACAAATGCTCCTCCAAATGcttctgccccaagccccacgaGAAATCCTTCGCCTGCCCCGTGGAGACCTGCATCAGGAGCTTCGCCAGGTCGGACGAGCTCAACCGGCACCTCCGGATCCACACCGGCCACAAGCCTTTCCAGTGCCGCATCTGCCTGCGGAACTTCAGCCGCAGCGACCACCTCACCACCCACATCCGGACGCACACCGGGGAGAAGCCCTTCTCCTGTGACATCTGTGGCCGCCGGTTTGCCAGGAGCGACGAGAAGAAGAGACACAGCAAGGTCCACCTGAAGCAGAAAGCAAGGACCGAGGAGAAGCTCAAAGGCCTCGGCTTCTATGCGGTGGGGCTGTCATTCGGGACTCTCTGA